The genome window taaataaaattttaggtaTTGCTGCTGGAGCCGGTATAGTAGCTGCTGTGGCTCTTATATATTACTGTATCCGCAAACGGACATCACATCTGAAAAATCAGTTAAGTGCAAAGCGCCTCATAAATGAAGCCACAGGCAGCTCTACAGTTCCTCTCTTTCCATACAGAGATGTTGAGAAGGCCACACATGGCTTTTCTGAGAAGCACAGACTGGGTACTGGAGCCTATGGTACAGTTTATGCTGGGAAGCTCCACAATGATGAGTGGGTTGCAATAAAGAAACTAAGACATCGTGATGCTGATGGAATTGACCAAATCATGAATGAGATAAAGCTTTTGTCCTCGGTGAGCCATCAGAATCTAGTTCGCCTTTTGGGTTGCTGCATTGAGAAGGGTGAACAGATTCTTGTCTATGAATACATGCCCAATGGAACTTTAGCTCAGCATCTACAAGGAGAAAGGGGCAAGGGCCTTCCATGGACTGTACGCCTTACCATTGCAACCGAGACTGCACATGCAATTGCTCATCTACATACCGCTACACATCCCCCAATTTATCACAGAGACATTAAATCTAGTAATATACTTTTAGATGTTAACTTCAACTCCAAGGTAGCTGATTTTGGTCTTTCAAGGCTCGGCATGACAGATGATTCTCACATTTCCACAGCCCCACAAGGGACTCCCGGCTATGTTGATCCACAGTACCATCAAAACTTCCATCTTTCAGACAAAAGTGATGTTTACAGTTTTGGCGTGGTTCTTGTAGAGATTATAAGTGCAATGAAAGTGGTTGATTTCACTCGACCTCCCACTGAGATTAATCTAGCTGCTATTGCTATCGACAAGATAGGAAAAGGTCGTGTGGATGATATAATAGATCCGTTCCTTGAACCTAATAGAGATGCATGGACTTTGTCATCTATTCACAAGGTAGCTGAGTTAGCTTTCCGATGTCTTGCTTTTCACAAGGACATGAGACCTTCTATGACGGAAGTTGCAGAAGAACTAGAACATGTCAGACTTAGTGGTTGGGCACCAATCGACGAAAATATAGGCATGGGATCATCGGTGTCATCTTCGTGTGCATCGCCATTTAATGGAAGTGAGCTGTCAGTAGGCGGCACTAACATAAAGAAAGCAGGCATAGGAAGTCGAAGGGTGATAGTCACACAAAGAGAAGTAGCTTGCCTCACTACAATGGAAGAAGTTAGTGATAGCTCCCCTGTTTCTGTTCATGATCCGTGGTTAAGCGATCAGAGCTCACCCTCCACAAACAGCTTGCTGGGTAACATTACTCACTAAACGCACCTATATAAAGTTATTAATAGCTTGAGTGAATTGTTCATGTTAATATTATACAGGACTGTCAGGTATTCAAGAGCAGAAAGTTATACGTTGTCACTAAACTCTTTTCGCCATTTTTTCATAGCCTTCCCATTCCATAGAATGGAAGTTTTAAAGGACTTGCATCATCTCTGTCACTAATATTGAAGAAATTTATGTATACTATTTTATATAATCATCTCGAATACAAATCacaaaacaatatttttctagGACGAAACAAAAAGATAACATTCAAGATTTCTGAGCTTCAGGTCCTAGAATACCATTTACAACAGCACTAGCCACCAAAACTCCCACAAATTCTGCTCCAGCCACCACTCCAGCCTGCGCGAGGCCTCCGAAGCTCAGCACGGTCTCAATCTCCTCCTCAGCCGATTCCACTCCCCTCTCTGCAGCTTCTATCCCCTTCTCAGCTGTCTCTAGTCCCTTCTCTGCAGTCTCGAAACCTTCCTTGACTATCTCCTCGGCTTCCTCCTCCGCCTTCTCTAACTTCTTCCGTAATCCAAAAAATCCAATACCCTCAGCTCTGGATGGTAGCTCCATGGCCTTCAGTGACAGAGTTGAGGTGAGCAGGAGCAAGCATTGCCTCCTTCCGTTGGTAGGCACCACAAACTGTGCATGCTTAGGAGTGTTCGCGTTGCGGGCGGAGAGTGCTGCATTGTGCACACTTTTTATGGAGAGAGTAGAGCCTGCAGAAGCCATGAATTTTCTTGAGGAGTTGATGAAAATTTGCTCAAGAGAAAAGGCTCATCCTTTGGAGACTATATTTTGTGGTTTGTGAACCATATGCAACTCAGATAGAAGATAACGTGGACGTTTAAATAACCATCCGTCAACACTGGACAACAGGACAAGTGGAGAAAAGTGTAGTAATCCCCGAGCCTCTCCCTATTTGTAGTGGCTTTCGCCTTTCAGTAATGTCCACTTTATAAACAACACTCACATCTCATAAAACTCTTATAACAAAtttagatattatgtaaaaaaatttgaaagggTCAGTCCGTCTGTGATATTGTAGAatacataattattattaaataaaaaaatatagatatttggAGCATTTTCTATGTGAAAAGAAAGAATTCTAACTTCTtggttaaaaatataaatatagccAACCGGGCGGCCCAAAATTAGGAGTTCCAAATTTTTTTGGTTAAAGTTGTAAGGAAGCcgttttttaaaaattgcttTAAAATAGAGAAATACTAATACTGTGAGCACGGTTTTTTGAAAGAGACCTTAAAAAAAGGACAGAGTGAGTCTAATTTCTATGTTAATcattcattaatataattttcaaaaactatCATAAAAATGACTATAAAATTCAAAGAAGATGGGTGAAAACTTAATTATATCTTTGTGtaaataatgttattataatgataaaaatgagaatatgacatcatttataatatttatgaaatcagaATTTTGTAGGTGTGCTCATTGAGACACCAACATCAATTTTAGTTGACGGATTTTCATTTATTTGGATTACTTTATAAAGGGCACCAACATCAATTTTAGTTGATGGATCTTCATTTATTCGGATTACATTATAAAGGGCGTTTGATTTTTTACATGTATTCTAAAGaggtttgattatatatttaaaattggtattttttaaaaaaatattctgaataaaattatttatattatatttttattcaaaaattataaaaatattaataattgttatattgTCAAAGCACCTAAATTTAGGTGTAAAATCAAACAGGGGTAataatttttcttgaaattcaCATATAAaactactctctccgtctctttTTATTTGTTACTTTgtctttttgcacgtaatttaaaatgattaaaaatatatatttctgcttgtttttttaaaattttctttttataaatttaaagatAAGTTATagactttaattcagaaaaaacttaaaataataagaaaaattatGTCTTAATCACcttaaatatgtgaaaaaatcaaaaacaactAAAGAAGGacgtattaaaatttttaaatgtgACCCGGGGGCTAGGAGAATATAAATGAGTTGTTAAAAGTGAAGAGTCAAAGAATAACCGAAAATCGCGTAATACCAAGAAAACAATTGAGTGCGGGGGCCACAGCTGTAATAAGTGTAACAACTAACACGTGTCTGCGTTATCATCGACACCCGACCCATACAGAGAAAGCTCCAGTAACTAGTGTCATTGTTATCACAAAACAATTGAGAAGTGAGGAAAAACACACACCCAACTGAAGCGAGAGAAATGGTGAGGGGCAACTTTTTGGCGATGAAAACTGATCATGTGAGCCAGGACATTATAAATTCAGACATGAATGAGCTTAAAATGGCTGCCACGAATCTGATTGCGGATGCTACCAGGCTTGGTGGCCTTGGCTTCGGGACTTCTTTTCTTAAATGGGTCGCTACCTTCGCTGCTATgtcagtctctctctctctctcgtttgATATGCTACAGTGTTTTTCATTTGGGCTTTCTTAGAACAATTCTAGTATGTCCTCTGGCTGTGTTGATAAACAGATATTATATCTGTACATAGTATTAAAAACTGATTAACTAGTATAATAATCCGAAATTGATAAGTGCTACAGTGATATGTTATTTACTCATTTACATTATGACCCTTATACTAGCCTTTTAATCCAATGCAtgaagtgaccaattctcctaaaaccgaGGGCTTAGCATTCTAACATTCCTTCTCACTTGAAAGCGCATTTTTGGGTCGAGAGTGTATCACAGGAGCCCATCCTTGGGGCATTACCAAGATCATATAGTATTCTAACATTCCCTCTCACTCGAAAGCCCATTTTTGAGTCGAGAGTGGATCACACTTCCCCATGTCTGAGTTCTGATACCAGGTTAAATGAACCATTCTCCTAAAatatcaaggtgttaggaggagggcttaccaggatcatatagTATTCTAACATCTTGGAGCTTTAAGTTTTGTCAATTGTATGCTTTACTCCCTTTAAATTTGTTAGATGTATGTTGTGATCCTCGCTTAGCGAGTGTTTTTTCCTGCCAAATTGGAGGGTGCAAGGGTTAGCATATATAATTGACAAACTTTAAGGATCGTCAGTACGACTTTTCATTTCCTTTTCTGTCTTTCAATAAGTAGTCAGCTGTGGGCTAAGAAACCTCGTAGTCAGACTTAACATTGATTGAAGCAGCTGCTGGAGAAACGCGGTTTTCAGTTAGAAAGCTGAATATATCCTTAATGGAGTAGCGGAGGGCGTTGGGACTCATTCGAGGTCTCTCATAAGAGTATATTTTtggtataaaaaaaaaagatgaagtATTCGTGTGTACTGCCTAATAGAACTTTAGGGTCAAATTGTAAAAGACCCTGGTATAGTAGTATAGTGAGGTAAGAACTTAAAGAAATTTGAAGTGGactttatataattatgtgattCTATGGCGGAGATCTGGTGTCCTGTCTTGAATAAACATGTACATGCTTACTGGCGGTTAcctgatatatattatatgttaccGTAGTATCTGTTGTGCTTAAATGTTCTTTCTATTTAACAAAAGAGGCTTGCACTTCAACATTTATGAAACTTAAGCTTTGTGATAGCTCGGACGCGTACCTCAacatttatgaatattttttaatcCATTTAAAGATAGTTGTAGTTTTTGACTTGTGTGTATATCAACACTGCACCGTTTTTTGCAGTTATCTGCTGATATTGGATCGAACACACTGGAGGACAAACATGTTGACTGGGCTCCTAGTACCTTACATTTTTTTCAGTTTTCCTTGGGGTTTGTTCAACTTCTTTAGGTGAATATCTCTACTTGAACTACTTACCGCACATAAAATTctgtaatttctttttttacCATCTATATCTTAAATGTTACCCATCTATAGGAGCATCTTCACTTTTTGATTTATCTACTTAGGGGGGAAGTGGGAAAATGGATTGCTTTCATAGCAGTTGTTTTAAGGCTTTTCTTCCCAAGACATTTCCCAGGTAAAAGAATGTGTATATTACTTGGTTTCCCCACTTTTTATATAGACGCTTAGTTGTCTTTTAAATATACAGTAGTGTTCTATTTTATATTCACACCACTTATATTGATTAGCAGACTTGAGTTTTTTGActctgtattttaaattttttcttaaaattccaATACTAAAGGGTACTTAGTTTGTTGCTGGAAGTTGCTTTATGTCCAGTACTCTAGTCCCTTTGCTGATCCATGATTCTCCATCTCTTAACAATATCGAGTCTGTACATCACTCTCTGGTATTCAGAATCCTTCACTCCTGTATGTCAGATGTGACATTTCACATTGTTGCATTCTTGGCTCCTGCCTCTGGGGTGTCGTCGTGGAAAGTTTTTTGGAGCGATTTAATTTTATGCCTCAAGTTTGTGAGGGCAATCGTGAAACTTACGGATTCTGTTCGATTATCGTAGTAATATGTGCATTAGTAGCAAGAATAATATCTGATCTTTCAAATGGTTGCCTTGTATATTCCAATGGAGGCTTTTGTATAAATGCATTTCTCTATCATATGTGGTTTGTTTGTGATACATTGGCTTTCATCCATCAGTTCTTACTATTGCTTTGTTTGCAGACTGGCTTGAGATGCCTGGGTCCTTGATTCTTCTGCTGGTGGTTGCTCCCGGTTTCTTTGCCTACACAGTAAAGGATAGCTGGGTTGGGGTTGCAATATGTCTTGTAATTGGTTGTTACCTGCTGCAAGAGCATATTCGGGCATCTGGAGGATTTAGAAATTCCTTCACAGAACGCCATGGTATCTCAAACACTCTTGGCATCATCCTTCTGTTGGTGTATCCAGTGTGGTCTTTAGTTCTGCATATTGTGTAAAGCATGTTGAGGCATGCATCCATCAAATTTTCCAATCTACTTGTCTAGTCGTCATGTCTGAACAGATTTCTTGAAATAAAGAATAAAGTATCTGTAAAATAGTACTCTCACCTTGATTTTCTTTAGCACACATGGTTTAAAAAAcaatgcttatatgtagatcaggGATAGTCATGGCCTTGCTATGCAGGGAGTATGGAAATAGTCCGAGATGTTTGATGAACAGTTGCCTGGGTGATAAATCAGTTATATTGTGATTGCTAGGCTTTTGGAATTTGGCTCGGTTTGAGAGTTTATGAACCTAATACAAGTGGGTGTGGTATCTATAAATAAATTACTGCAGTAGTAAATTATACTAAAGCGAACATATTCGAATGAGCAACTGTTTCACAAGAATCACAACGTTACGCAACCTTAAAGACTACTTATGATGGTATTAACTAaggggtgtttggttcatggttaatgagcctAGTTAACAGAAATCAGAACTTTAATCCCATGagaagtgtttggattagttacCATACCATTCCCATTCCCGATTCGCATTCCCAACTTTAATCCAAACGCCTCCTAAAACTACATATCTTATGCTATACAAGTGTGCAATGTTAAATGTTAATTATAAGATAGTGTATCAAATGAAAATATTAcagtaaatcatatataattttaacaattttgaGGACTATTTATCATACATGGTATGGTACGCTATCATTTACCCTTGCCA of Daucus carota subsp. sativus chromosome 3, DH1 v3.0, whole genome shotgun sequence contains these proteins:
- the LOC108215073 gene encoding uncharacterized protein LOC108215073, producing MASAGSTLSIKSVHNAALSARNANTPKHAQFVVPTNGRRQCLLLLTSTLSLKAMELPSRAEGIGFFGLRKKLEKAEEEAEEIVKEGFETAEKGLETAEKGIEAAERGVESAEEEIETVLSFGGLAQAGVVAGAEFVGVLVASAVVNGILGPEAQKS
- the LOC108215072 gene encoding wall-associated receptor kinase-like 14 — encoded protein: MILIITTIITTLFLLSSSSSQASHNSSCSRVCGAHKSTQIHVQYPFGFSPGCEIQLACLNSSVKIEQFRVQNVTNDHILVDIPAQCDRNISAIRPLFGRNFAPSSRNSFLLQNCSRPVKECLIETSLLEDRFQVDTCQSVRSNVSCYVEDRDVEFMSFETLEKTGCSELFTAIAVDLFDNRSVDSSVAIEIQTLELGWLLEGPCKCVAQADCVNLTLGGLQGFRCRCKSGFEGDGFVDGGGCRKVSGCSASGYMSGRCGGTTKVGVLFGGIAAGAGIVAAVALIYYCIRKRTSHLKNQLSAKRLINEATGSSTVPLFPYRDVEKATHGFSEKHRLGTGAYGTVYAGKLHNDEWVAIKKLRHRDADGIDQIMNEIKLLSSVSHQNLVRLLGCCIEKGEQILVYEYMPNGTLAQHLQGERGKGLPWTVRLTIATETAHAIAHLHTATHPPIYHRDIKSSNILLDVNFNSKVADFGLSRLGMTDDSHISTAPQGTPGYVDPQYHQNFHLSDKSDVYSFGVVLVEIISAMKVVDFTRPPTEINLAAIAIDKIGKGRVDDIIDPFLEPNRDAWTLSSIHKVAELAFRCLAFHKDMRPSMTEVAEELEHVRLSGWAPIDENIGMGSSVSSSCASPFNGSELSVGGTNIKKAGIGSRRVIVTQREVACLTTMEEVSDSSPVSVHDPWLSDQSSPSTNSLLGNITH
- the LOC108214299 gene encoding cold-regulated 413 plasma membrane protein 2, giving the protein MVRGNFLAMKTDHVSQDIINSDMNELKMAATNLIADATRLGGLGFGTSFLKWVATFAAIYLLILDRTHWRTNMLTGLLVPYIFFSFPWGLFNFFRGEVGKWIAFIAVVLRLFFPRHFPDWLEMPGSLILLLVVAPGFFAYTVKDSWVGVAICLVIGCYLLQEHIRASGGFRNSFTERHGISNTLGIILLLVYPVWSLVLHIV